In the genome of Neoarius graeffei isolate fNeoGra1 chromosome 27, fNeoGra1.pri, whole genome shotgun sequence, one region contains:
- the fibinb gene encoding fin bud initiation factor yields the protein MMLSLEFLAAVCLVYLRLGAAYLGPLYPEMSNGTFHHYFVPDGYYEENDDPEQCQMLFRVKDETRCLLEEDNDAVIRDDFTILKRHVEDAARVLEGIGRSVALDLDGEQSYGEFLRRESVQIGEAFASSENSLLELEVKFKQSQEQDLRDEHRISDDFLAMVAHTRDVTRDTLDVALALKDKHELLSLIIRSHGTRLSRLKNEYLKV from the coding sequence ATGATGCTGTCTCTTGAATTCCTCGCGGCAGTTTGTCTGGTTTATCTCCGCCTTGGAGCGGCGTATTTAGGTCCGCTCTACCCGGAGATGTCCAATGGCACCTTTCATCACTACTTCGTACCGGACGGCTACTACGAGGAAAACGACGACCCTGAGCAATGCCAGATGCTCTTCCGGGTGAAGGATGAGACCCGGTGCTTGCTGGAGGAAGACAATGACGCAGTGATCCGCGACGACTTCACCATCCTCAAGCGTCACGTGGAGGACGCGGCGCGCGTCCTGGAGGGCATTGGCCGGAGCGTGGCCCTTGACCTGGATGGCGAGCAGAGCTATGGAGAGTTCCTGCGTCGCGAGAGCGTCCAGATCGGTGAGGCCTTCGCCAGCTCAGAGAATTCACTGCTTGAGCTTGAGGTGAAGTTCAAGCAGAGCCAGGAACAGGACCTGCGTGACGAGCACCGCATCAGCGACGACTTCCTCGCCATGGTGGCGCACACGCGCGACGTGACGCGCGACACGCTGGACGTGGCACTCGCACTCAAGGACAAGCACGAGCTGCTGTCGCTCATCATCCGGAGCCACGGCACGCGCTTGAGTCGCCTCAAGAACGAGTACCTGAAGGTCTGA